In Pseudochaenichthys georgianus chromosome 6, fPseGeo1.2, whole genome shotgun sequence, a single window of DNA contains:
- the LOC139434038 gene encoding E3 ubiquitin-protein ligase TRIM21-like, translating into MHLFALVPKRACPQSEDISAASCLLTEDQFLCSICLDVFTDPVSTPCGHNFCKACISQHWDTKVPYQCPNCKKLFHTRPELLVNTFISEMPAQFRQSAQQKASSSSSEQHVVKPGEVPCDACTGTRLKALKSCLVCVCMLCTYSEHKTHDVVPLKEGCEGKKAELWKTDAKIQQMIQKRRLKIQEMNRSVELSKEGADREIADGVQVFTALKESVERSQAELMDTIKEKQRETEEQAAGLIKELEQEVSELKKRSSEVEQLSRSEDQLHLLQSFTSLNAAPPTKNWTEVRVRPPSYEETVRRAVTQLEETLRKQMKKLLELKRVQQSEVEVTLDPDTAHSNLILSVDGKQVKDGDVKKNLPDNPERFNSSPNVLAKQSFSSGRFYCEVQVKGKTDWDLGVARESINRKGNISLSPQKGYWVVVLRNENKYKACAGPAVRLSLKSQPEKVGVFVDYEEGLVSFYDVDAAALIYSFTGCCFKEKLYPYFSPCNNNGGKNSAPLIISPVNHTE; encoded by the exons ATGCATCTCTTCGCCCTTGTCCCGAAACGTGCATG tcCTCAGAGTGAAGACATATCTGCTGCCAGCTGTCTGCTGACTGAAGATCAGTTTCTGTGCTCCATCTGTCTGGATGTGTTCACTGATCCAGTCAGCACACCATGTGGACACAACTTCTGTAAAGCCTGCATCTCTCAACACTGGGACACTAAAGTCCCCTATCAGTGTCCTAACTGTAAAAAGTTATTCCACACAAGACCTGAACTGCTGGTCAACACGTTCATCTCTGAGATGCCTGCTCAGTTCAGACAGTCAGCTCAACAgaaagccagcagcagcagctcagagcAACACGTTGTCAAACCAGGAGAAGTTCCCTGTGACgcctgcactggaaccagactgaAGGCCCTGAAGTCCTGCCTG gtgtgtgtctgcatgctcTGCACCTATTCAGAGCACAAGACACATGATGTTGTTCCTCTGAAAGAAGGATGTGAAGGAAAGAAGGCTGAGCTGTGGAAGACAGACGCTAAAATTcagcagatgatccagaagagacgACTGAAGATCCAGGAGATGAATCGCTCAGTGGAGCTCAGTAAGGAAGGAGCAGACAGAGAGATAGCAGATGGTGTTCAGGTCTTCACCGCTCTGAAGGAGTCTGTTGAGAGAAGCCAGGCCGAGCTCATGGACACCATCAaagagaagcagagagagacagaggaacAGGCTGCAGGCTTAATCAAAGAGCTGGAACAGGAAGTATCTGAGCTGAAGAAGAGAAGCTCTGAGGTGGAGCAGCTCTCACGCTCTGAAGAccagctccacctcctccaaAGCTTCACGTCCCTGAACGCTGCTCCCCCCACCAAGAACTGGACAGAAGTCAGGGTCCGTCCACCTTCATatgaggagactgtgaggagaGCTGTGACTCAGCTGGAGGAGACGCTCAGGAAACAGATGAAGAAGCTGCTCGAGCTGAAGAGGGTCCAGCAGTCTGAGGTGGAGGTGACTCTTGATCCTGATACAGCACATTCCAACCTCATCCTGTCTGTTGATGGAAAACAAGTGAAAGATGGTGATGTGAAGAAGAATCTCCCAGACAATCCAGAGAGATTTAATTCTTCTCCCAATGTTTTAGCAAAGCAGAGTTTCTCTTCAGGAAGATTTTATTGCGAGGTTCAGGTTAAAGGGAAGACTGACTGGGATCTAGGAGTGGCCAGAGAGTCGATCAACAGGAAGGGAAACATCTCACTGTCTCCTCAGAAAGGTTACTGGGTGGTAGTGTTGAGGAATGAAAATAAGTACAAAGCTTGTGCTGGTCCTGCAGTCCGTCTCTCTCTGAAGTCTCAGCCTGAGAAGGTGGGGGTGTTTGTGGATTATGAGGAGGGTCTGGTCTCCTTTTATGATGTTGATGCTGCAGCTCTGATCTACTCCTTCACTGGCTGCTGCTTCAAAGAGAAACTCT